In a single window of the Candidatus Margulisiibacteriota bacterium genome:
- the plsY gene encoding glycerol-3-phosphate 1-O-acyltransferase PlsY, which produces MLNISVMSNALLVFGAAYLLGAVPFGVIAAKLCGVDIFKIGSGSTGATNVIRACGQGWGLAVLALDAAKGALAVYLGLRLFPPATDPNNAWLVVICGFLALVGHSASVFIGFRGGKSAAAGLGIALALDWRIFLAIAAFTLLVRQLTGYQSVASLAAGALALILFLIFSPYPAYQLLTLAAVIFVWLKHIPNIRRLVAGTETRITGKQNG; this is translated from the coding sequence ATGTTGAATATTTCGGTCATGTCAAACGCGCTGCTGGTTTTTGGCGCCGCTTATCTGCTCGGCGCCGTGCCTTTTGGCGTGATCGCGGCTAAGCTCTGCGGCGTGGATATTTTTAAGATCGGCTCCGGCTCGACTGGCGCGACCAATGTTATCCGCGCCTGCGGTCAGGGGTGGGGACTGGCGGTTCTCGCGCTTGACGCCGCCAAAGGCGCTTTGGCCGTCTATCTGGGACTGCGGCTTTTTCCGCCCGCCACCGATCCCAACAATGCCTGGCTGGTGGTAATTTGCGGCTTTTTGGCTCTGGTTGGTCATTCGGCGTCGGTGTTTATCGGTTTTCGCGGCGGCAAGTCCGCGGCGGCTGGCCTTGGCATCGCGTTAGCATTAGACTGGCGCATTTTTTTGGCCATCGCCGCGTTTACCCTGCTCGTCCGGCAGCTCACCGGCTATCAATCTGTCGCCAGTCTAGCCGCTGGCGCGCTGGCGTTAATTTTGTTCCTGATTTTTTCGCCGTATCCGGCGTATCAGCTGCTCACGCTGGCCGCGGTAATTTTTGTCTGGCTCAAGCACATTCCCAATATTCGACGACTCGTCGCGGGCACAGAAACCCGGATCACAGGGAAACAAAATGGTTAA
- a CDS encoding helix-turn-helix domain-containing protein, whose translation MDKKNETLDCALRRSISAKIVNLLQTLNLSIEEAALNAGLEYSNFYYVMKGKNTPRLDTLLKIARSLNVPPEYFFKDVKVRTNSRRDSLLQKNTLLNKIIKETNKLEKPAQTFFLKVLKIYNGR comes from the coding sequence ATGGACAAAAAAAACGAGACGCTGGACTGCGCTTTGCGCCGGTCAATTTCCGCCAAAATAGTAAATTTGCTACAGACGCTGAATTTATCAATCGAGGAAGCCGCGCTCAACGCCGGTCTGGAATACTCCAATTTTTACTATGTGATGAAAGGCAAAAACACTCCGCGTCTGGACACGCTGCTCAAAATAGCCAGGAGCCTCAACGTACCGCCGGAATATTTTTTTAAAGATGTGAAAGTGCGGACAAACAGCCGCCGGGACAGCCTGCTCCAGAAAAACACTCTCTTAAACAAAATAATCAAAGAAACCAATAAGCTGGAAAAACCCGCGCAGACATTTTTTCTGAAAGTTTTAAAAATTTATAACGGTCGGTAA
- a CDS encoding ORF6N domain-containing protein, giving the protein MPTAKELIPVEVIENKILLLRGKKVMLDRDLASLYGVLTKNLNKAVRRNIERFPEDFMFQLTAKEAEISRFQNGTLKKGSGSNIKYLPYVFTEQGIAMLSSVLNSPQAIQVNIQIMRTFTRLRKIMLTHKDLQVKLEQILQQQEKQHGKLLEHNQQIAAIFDAIKQLLQNDETFQQRLTYTEDKEQNKLWGFAPRK; this is encoded by the coding sequence ATGCCAACTGCCAAAGAATTAATCCCGGTAGAGGTCATCGAAAACAAGATTTTGTTGTTACGCGGTAAAAAAGTCATGCTGGATAGAGATTTAGCCAGTCTTTACGGTGTGTTAACCAAAAATCTAAACAAAGCCGTAAGAAGGAACATCGAGCGGTTTCCGGAAGATTTTATGTTCCAGCTTACCGCTAAAGAAGCGGAAATTTCAAGGTTCCAAAATGGAACCTTGAAAAAAGGTTCTGGTTCCAACATCAAATATCTGCCTTACGTTTTCACAGAACAGGGTATAGCCATGCTTTCCAGCGTGTTAAACAGTCCACAAGCTATTCAGGTCAATATTCAAATTATGCGCACTTTTACCAGATTGCGCAAAATCATGCTCACGCATAAAGATTTGCAGGTCAAATTGGAGCAGATTTTGCAGCAGCAGGAAAAACAACACGGCAAACTGCTGGAGCACAACCAGCAAATCGCCGCCATTTTTGACGCTATTAAACAGTTGCTGCAAAATGACGAAACTTTCCAGCAACGGCTGACTTATACAGAGGACAAAGAGCAGAACAAACTCTGGGGTTTCGCGCCGCGGAAATAA